The genomic segment GAAATTAGAGGACAATTTTTTTTTACCCTTTAAAGAGAGTATAAACTTTAATCtcttaaaattgaattgaaatttaattgatatatcgattcaaaaaattaaattaaattaatcaattaatacAAATAGATTGAAtcgaattaaaaattaattgaatggtatttttaaatttggtatttaatcAAAATAGACCAACAGGATTATAAAAACATTGGCGTAGAATTGAGAAAAGCTTGTGGTTTCCATTGGGAAGAAATAAATGGAAAGTATGGTGGTAAACAACTTTTGACCTCAAAAAGCATCGTCGACTTAGGGGTTTGAGCTTCGATGAATACGACACTTTGACTAACTTGCCTGTAACTGCGCCTGTTAACACGGGTAGCTTAGCTGGCTCCTTATACTCTCTCGGAACAGCCAAAAGTGACACAGACATGAcacaaaaatcaattaatttcaACATATTTTGTACACTGTTCTGTACCATTACGAATCCATCTAAGAGGTAAAAGTAAAAGTATGACTCATGTTGAgttagattaattttttatattaaataaaaaattaattctgttaattttcttttctaattttattactaaaaattattttttatattaagatGACGTATACATGGCACACCATATGTCATTATATGACTGTTTTATAATTATCTCAATTTTTAACGATACAAAAGGATAAAGATTTTAACAGaaataatcaatttactttttaatctaatgtatagggaTTAGCTTTtcgatttttaataaaagaagcAAAATGCAATTGACTCATAATACAATACTTTCCAGATTTTATATCTccatttaattaactaaaaaggaggaggaaattttcaaaataacagCATGTTGTGTACTAATAGCACCAAAATCAACCAATTTTTCAATGCTTTTGTTGGGAACTTTAGATTCATATATTAGCCCACTTGGTTTTTTTTGATAGAAAATTCTCTATAATTTTCTGCTCCAAGCTAATTTTTCTATGGCTTTTTCCTCGCATCTTGTTCACTAAGCCTTAAATTTCTTGTTCATCATTCTTAGCCTCACCTTATCAACTCAACAAATCAAtacaataattttatatattgttttccCCCTTTCTTGCTAATTCTTGTTTATGTCACCAATTTCGGACATGACACAAGAACGAGGCTAGCTTAAGGCCTAAAAAACAACAAATACCAGAtgcttgaaaaaaatatattgaactaAAACCAACTGATATTTCCTCAATACAACCTTCCATTTATGCTAAATCAGATACAACAGATCCGAGCTGAAACAAGGCaggaaaaaaaataatgttaatgGACGATTAATGGCAGTAGTTGAGATAGGTGACGGCTCCGGTTAATCATCATCGTCTTCAATCGCGGACCAGATCATCCTGACAATACATACAAGACTTCTCATGTCAGCAGctactaaaattaaaagaaacatatTTGGAGACAGCAATCTTTGCATTTTTTGGATAACAAAAGGTACCAGAATATATCGAAAAAGAGGAGAACGACGAGGTAGGCGAGTTTAAAAAGGCGTCGCTTCTTCTCCCTATGAAGCAAATTAAATATCTCGGTGACATCTACCAGGTGCTGTCTCTGTGCGTGACTGATAAGAACAGAAAAAATTAGCGCATTGGCCCGAAGCATATAAAACTCCCGGGGTGCTAAACAAAAACTTATGTTCCAGGAAAATATAATATTATGGATGGAATGTGAGATTATCAATTAATTTGACTGATTCATGTGTTTGATTGACGGAATGTAACATTTTATCTAATTTTCCTTGTTatgaaatttgttatttttaacaaattttaattcgtttaatattttttaatctaaatttcaataaaattaagataaattcTTACAATTCttacttttttattataatttatttattaataagtaaatatattgggttgaaataaatttataaatcataattataataatgcatGAAAAAGTGATTGCAACATCAACTATAATTATAATCAGaagtaatatataaataaaaaatattaaataaaatataatgattataaTTGCAATGTATGATATCTATTGGTTCACTATTAAGAAAAAAGTCTAAATTCAttacaataataaaaacaaatgacaaattagtccaaattttaaaactaagcCCGTAATTTTTGTAACGAGATTACACTTATATTACGGGATGATTGGAATATTGAAATCTAAACATTGTAGTCTCATTCCGGAATATAACATTACGGGCCATAATGTTACATTCGACAAACCAAACACCTTCTAAGTATCATATGCATTGATCTACAAATAACTAAAATTATACAAGGAGGCCAAGGCTGTTCATGCAGATATTGCAATGCTCCAATCAATCCTCTCCAGATATTGCACCTCCCCTCACGTCTATTGTTTTCAATCTAATGAAGATCGATAAAGCATTTCATTGAGTCCATCTATGGATAAAACATAACCCGGCGCCATATTACACTCACAAGCTAAATGAAAATTTGTTTTTACGCTTGATGCTTCATAGCATCAGTCTCTAACCTAAGAGAGGGCAGCAAATCAATGCCAAAGTAAAAAATAAGCTATCTATCAAACACACGAATTAagatttttccaaagtttgaatgCTACCTTAACTAACATGCACATTATCCATAAGCTCGTCGGACTAAAACAGAACAGATCAACGAGACAGGGCTTAAATCCGACCATGAACCGAAGGTAGAGAAAACTATCCTCAAAACCGACTACACTACTGATAAGAAGTCTAAGAAGATGGGAGAAAAACTTACAGTCTAACATTGTAGTATAAATACGGAGCAGATATCAGCGCCATGATCCAATGCCCCGTTAACAGatagaataaacataaaattCCTTGTACTACAAATTCCGGTAAGACCACGCTGTTTATCCGCGATGAAGAATCGTAGGGATTGATGTAATCGAATTCTAAATCAGCCAAGCACATAAGCTGAAGCAAAATTATGAAGCTGTTACAATCCATTCCCATTCTCAGATgagcaaaacaaacaaaaacaataacATCAGTAAAATCATCAAGCTGTCATAATACATTCCCTCCCATTCTCATAGCATCACTAATGAGCTATGCATAATGTAACCATGTACTGGAATTTGGATCCTACAACAATGTTCAACACATAAATGCAATGCAAAAATAATAGTTGTTCTCATTCTTTTAGATTATTAGGTAATTTAGTTGCAAATAAAATGAAGAATCAACTAAATAATCATTACCCACCATGCCATTGCAACAAAcccagaaaaagggaaaatgaaagaaaaacaaagattgTAGGTTTAGCAAGGAATTGACCTGATAAACAAGGAGAACAATAAGGGCAATGaggatgaagaaagaaagaatccATATAAAGAGATCTCCCATTCcttctcttttctctatttatttgatttcccttttgattttttttttttggcttcgtTGATAAGAGAACGGAACAAGAAGACACAGTTTTGGCTACACCGGAGGTTGGTGTTGGGTCCCAACTCGGAAACCGTTGAAAGATCCGACCAAAAGTAAAGACTTGGAAGACTTCTTGTTGTTTTAACCCTTTCGGGACTTTAAATCGAAATTATTATATGGAACAggaattgaaattcatgcaaatcAGCCTGCAGAAATCAAATCGGACAAATGCATGGTGGCGTCAGAGCATCGGATTTTTTTAACAGTTGGTGGAGGCCAAAGCCCAAAGTGGAACCCTTTAAGAAGTTGTTTGATAATTGCGGGCTTGTTCGGCAGTTTTAAGTACATTACAGATTGGGCTTCTTAACCAATTTCCTTGTTAGGCGTGTAATGGTGAGGAGGGTCGGAAAAAACGTGCAGAAGAACAGTAGCAGTAATGGGGATTGATATCGCATGCTGATGGAAAACAAGAAAGAGAGTCCAAGCACCAAATGATTACCACACATCACATCACCATCGATCATATCGGCATTCGCCACCGATATTTTGGGGGGCTAATCATCAGTCACCCATCAGAGGAGCTTTTGCTTTGGTCCACTCTGTATGATTGGATTTCGATACGCATTTTACCCCTTCTTTTCCGGCTTAAAAGTTAAAATCTAACACTGTTTTGACTTTTAATTCTCACTTCAAAAAAAGTAACAATAAAAAAGTAACTCTTATCTTATCACTTTATTGTTGCCCAGCTTTTTATCATTTGATGACTGCCACTGGCATGATATCACTGAAATTATCATGCATACATTGCACTCTCACTAGTGTCCACAGTCCTTTGCTTATTACCTTCTTTCTCAACTCACAGTTCCTGTTTTGTTTCTGGAGATTTGTATCCAATTCTATCATCTACAGATTTATTTTTTCAGTAATCAAGCAAAAATATGCATATGCATatcatttatttttcaatctttcaaacatttcctttctttttattttcttcctaaTTTAACACACTCcatttataagaaaatgaaatCTTTGAGGGGTCAAACAAAGACCAAAATCAAATAATGATTGGGTTGCTAGGGTTAGTGActcaaggtaaaaaaaaaaaaggagtagCGTGAAAGGACTAATGATGAGACAAAAATAGACACTTAATATATCCATCAAATTTTATCTTTacatatttacttttttaaataatatttctagttattttatttaaatattttactttcttaaaaagtataattataagtgtaaaataattttacatcaataatttgtaaaaaaataaacaaaaattaaaatttatatatatatatctgctttgaattttttttcctctGCACAAGTTGTAATAATTAGAGCCTTCCTATTCCTACGACTTACCATAGCCTGGCATAGTGAAAgctgaaataaatattaaacccCTACCCTACTCATCATTTATAATTACTTCATTTGTTTTTAATGCTTTGTAAATAATTGCTACTTTTGCATAATCATAAATACTTCACATCGTTTTCCATCAGCTTTCAAgttaaatctattttttaggtCTCCAAGTTTAAATCCGATTTCACTATAATGTATGTGTAGTATGGGCaaaattatggatttttttttgactcggaattaaactatatatttttacgataataaaaaagTAATAGTATGTGTatttatagttttataaattataaaggacttaaataaaaaaaattctattttagcTCATAATCTACCCCTGATGTATAGTGTTGTTATAATCTATAGGTTTGAATAACTCCGATCTTCACCGTGAATAATCCATTTTTAACTTGATTTCCgataatttttgtttgaaatatttttattgttgTCACTAAATCGAAATTAATAGTTTTTTTCATCTGATTATTTATgtggttaaattttttaaaaacttaaatgaaaattcaaGTTCCCAAATAAAAAGTATTGCTTTTGTACATAAAGAAAAATAGGATTAATATTTTGCCCAAACTCGACTAAGATTAAAAATGCTAAACTCGAACCCGACTCGACCAGcccatattaaaataaatattttttaacaaattaaaaatgtcttaaaaaatatttatacttaaataacactaagataattacaacttaataagcaaatgctTCTagaatagtagcaaaattaataaaaaaaatatccaaacaataataacaaaatataaataacataataacaaaAGGTAACAAAATAACAAcgaaacaacaacaaaacaattGGTTCGAGTTGGACTGAAATCGAACAAAAACTCAAGGCCCAAAAAAACGAATTTAAACCcgattttcaaatttatattattGTTCAGCTTCAAATCAGGTGGAAGCCGAAATTATGTAGTGTAGGGAATTATTTGCTTTTAAAAACAGACAGATCACATGCTAATGTAGAGCCAGAATGGCATCGGATCCTGGTTTCTTACCTTGCATATGGTATGAGTAGTATTACGTTTTCAGCTCCTCAAATGCATATTCTTTTTGTCGAAATAAAGTTAATAGttgaattgaaaataatataataatattatataaatatattttccagTATTTcctcaaaatatattaaaaatatttatttttatttatatcagataattgttgtttatatatttaaatttacattattatatcaattttataatatttaatatgattattaaaTAAATCCTCGTATATATATATTCCCCTCCAATTTCCAAATCTGCATGCAAAGAAAGAAACAAGTAAAATTAGTCTTCAAAAGTGTTTCACTAATTCATGCAAGCTACAGACGATTCCCCTTAAATTGCCGCATCTTTTGACTAAGCAAAAAATTCGCCACCACCAATCGCTGGCGCTGTCCACAACACTGAAAATGTTGCCGTTCGACACAATCGAGGAGGCTGCTACATTATTGGGACGGAACCTAACGGTGGCCGAGACGATGTGGTTCAAGTACTCGGCTAAAAAGTCGGATTACTATCTTTACTGCCACAACATCTTGTTTTTGTTCCTCATATTTTCTGTGGTTCCTTTGCCGCTCGTTTTTGTTGAGATGATGAGATCTTTGGGTTTCGATAAATACAAGATTCAACCCAAAGTTAGCCTGTCGTTGCCTGAGATGTTCAAATGTTACAAGGATGTTATGCGGATGTTTGTTCTTGTTGTGGGTCCTTTGCAGTTAGTCTCTTATCCTTCAATTAAGGTAAAAACTCATTCGATTTTTCAGGATTTTTGTGGGTTGGGTTGGTTTTaaacttttatgttttattacaaAGTTGGGACCTTTTGGGTGACCCTTTTTTTTGGTGAAAGCTTGAGTTTTGGGAGAATGTGATTGGTCGTAGTAGGAAATTTGTTTATTCATGGGATATGCTTGTGTAAACATGAGGATTTCTTCAATTTCCTGACTTAAATTTTATGTTGGACTTAATGagattttcattttcatcatggGAAATTTGTTTAATATTCTCCCCGCCATCCCCCACCCCCCAAGTTTCAGTGACAGATCAGTTCATGTCATTTCCCCCCTCTGTTGAAGGGAGTTGATTCTTCAGTCTCATCACTGAGATTCTTGGAGATTTGAATATAGATGCCTATGTTCATTTAGACATTTAATATGACACTTTCTAATAATTTTGAATCTGTAATCTTATTGTTGCAACCTCCATAAATTAGCTTAAATGATAGAGTTTTCAAAttccttttttaatattttgattttgtacTAAACTGTGCAAGTTTCTGAGGCATAGTATTGGTTTATGTTTATCTAAGAATGAGGATGTTTCCTTGACAGATTATCGGGATTCGAACAGGGCTGCCATTACCATCGTTGTGGGAGATTGTGGCACAGTTGACCGTATATTTCATGATAGAAGATTATACCAATTACTGGATTCACAGGTTCCTCCATGGTAAATGGGGCTACGAGAAAATTCATCGGGTTCACCACGAATACACTGCTCCAATCGGCTTTGCCGCACCATATGCACATTGGTTGGAAGTTTTGATCCTCGGGATTCCTTCTTTTCTTGGTCCAGCAATTGTTCCGGGGCATATGATCACGTTTTGGTTATGGATAGCTTTACGGCAAATCGAAGCAATAGAGACACACAGTGGGTATGCATACTAGAGCTTAACCTTTTTGTATATTGTATTTACTTTTCCATTTTGCTCAATAGCCTTTGTTTCTTTAAACTTGTGACTGAATGATGCCAACTTTAGAATAATTTTCATTACTTTTCAGAGCCTCCTTTCTATAACAAAGTGCTTGTGTTTTGATGGATCTTTCAACAGTTGCCAACTTTTTcttgatatgttctttttcaTAAGTTGAACTTTATTTCGCAGGGAATTACTACTAATTACCCCTTAAAATGTGGTGGAATGCAATAATCTATATTATATCTTGTTCAATGGTTTTCTTTTGCCTGCTATTATTGCATTCTGTCAATGGTTACATCCATTTCTAATACTTTGTTCTGTTTTCatcatttgaaaatttattaactGATTGCTGTGAGTTAATTAGAAGTAACGAactatgttacttggacttgAGTGTGACTGTTGGATGCTAGTATGTGACCAAcattttccaagtttttccatgtatttggaggatccCTGGAGTTTATGCCCCTAAACCCATGTGTCATACACCTGTGTCCAATACAGAGTACTTGATAGATAATGACTATCAAGTCGGGAACTTGCTATTAGAGTGATTGGGATTAAGATCTAGAGTGATTGGGATACTAGGTTAGCCATAAGCCATAAACATGTCTGACTGTTGGCATCATAAAGGCCAGGTTTAAAGGAGTAGCATGTTGAAACAGCTAGTATATTTATCTGCATGTGGTTTATGGTTATCATGTGTAAAATTGACCTATGAACAACCATGGAGATGAAAATAAACTTTTACCTTTCCTGCGTAAAAGTGGTAGCTTGTTATTAAGGTTTAATGCAATTTGTATAACAATGTTCAGTTTATGAACCTAGTAAGTGCTTTCTGATGCTAAAGTAGGCAGTTCACAGTGTAAGTTGCTTTATGCAGGTATGACTTCCCTTGGACTCCCACAAGATTTATCCCATTTTACGGCGGTGCAGATTACCATGATTATCATCACTATGTTGGAGGACAAAGCCAGAGCAACTTTGCTTCAGTTTTTACTTATTGTGATTATATCTATGGCACTGACAAGGTAATGAGCCAGTGCATGATTTCTCATGTAATCAGATGATAATTTTTCTTGTGTGATAAATTTCTTTCTTGTGTGATTAGGGCTATCGATATCATAAGAAGGTCTTAAGGAAGGTAAGTTGCTCATTTCCGTTGTTGCGTATCCCTTATTACTTGCATTGGCATCTTTTACACTTATATAAATATGCTTAAAACCGTTGTTTCCAAATATTTTTTCTTGCTTATAATATGCTTCATGAGTCTTAAGTTGATGGGTTTACATGCATGGCCTCACATGTCAAGTCTTCCGGCTTGATAGTTTCATTTCTTCCATTCCACTAATTTATTCATTGCTGGTGTAATTTAGTTGAAAGAGGGGTCTAAAGTTGATGGTGCTCAAAACGGAGGCTCATACTATTATCCTACTCAAGATCTTAAATCCGAATAGCCAACTTGTCAATGGAGCACTTCTCTCGAGCAGCCTCTTCGGTTTTCCTCTCGGATCGCATGTGATAACTTATGGGAATCTGATTTTGAGTTGACAATCATTGTTAGTATGAGAATTCAGATGAAGTTTAACTTGGGTCTTTTTCTAAATGTGATTTTGTTGGTAGCTTGAAAGATATATCAGTTCTCATTATTTAGGTTTTCATGTCTTTTCCTGTTTAAATCTTTTTGTTTAAACTAAGAAACTATAAATCAGACATGGTGTGTATTTTCAGTTGTCTCAGAATTAGTTTCTAGTGAAGTATAGAATGTGTTGATCTCTTcacactttttatttttcttcaagtaTTTGTATTCGAATTTCATATCAACATATTTGAACATAAACATGCCTATTATTATCAAGATTTGATCTTTTTGGTGTAACCATTTTATGTTAATTAGTTGGCGACTGAAATAAGTGGGTGAGTATTTCGTCACCAAATACAAAATTTATGCTTTtcatctttaaaaaattattttatttctaacttTGTAGCACCAAATTATTGACTTCGCCCGTAGAATAATAATCGATTACTGAAAATGAAGCGAGACATTTTAAGAAACTAGCAGAAGGGTCGCTTAGGCTTAAGGCCCACTAAGAAACTGAAGCCAAGCCCCATCAATTTTCTCAGAAAATTCTTTCTGGGCTTCCCGAGAAAACCGTGTTGAATGAAATCAATACTTCCATGACataaaatttgattatatatattttaatttcatgttactatataaggaatttttcaaagttcTAATCCAAACCTAAGCATCGAAAATACCAATTGCatcatcaaattcattatttGACCCAAATTCCTGGGAACGGAATTCCTTTTCTCCATCGGAGTTCCATATTCCCCCCTCCTGAATTCTCTTTTTTCCCCTACCCTCAAAATCTCCTCTTTGTTCTATacagaataaataaaattttaattttatggcATGGAACGTGTTCAAATTCTGTACGGCACTACGTGCTTTGGGTTCGATTATGATCGTTTTCGTTCTTGCGGTTATCGGCCTCACTTACTATGCTGTGGTCATTGCTCATTATGGTCCAAGTCTCTTTCTTGGAAGCTTTGAAACCTTTTTTGCCATCGTAGTTCTCATCGTGTTTCATTCTCTGGTATACCCTTTTTCTTCATTTCCTCTCTTGTTTCATGATTTGTTTATGTCTGTAATTGTCCTATGAACAACAAAGATTTTAGCTTTAGCtgtttatttgatttgatttgtgaTGGAATATAGGATTGTTTTTTCAAGGAGGAGAGTgaatttaagtgattttaattgGTGAGTATATATACACAAGTGACTTTATTGTGAAGAGAATTCATTTTTAGCTCAAGTTTTCATTATTTGGTGATAATAGATTATATGAGAACTTAATTATTGTGAATTTTTATTGAGTGACTTTATGACTTCGGAGGTTTAGCTTAGTGGGGGTTTTGCAATGAAAATAACAGAGTGAATAAATGATATGAAACCTTAAATTAGTTGTGACAATATTTATGGTTTGATTTCCTTGTATGTGTTGTGATTGGTTTTGTTAGATGGCACTGCTGCATTTTGAAGTAAGCTTACCTTGTTTTTTCAGCTGGTAATGGTAATGTGGTGCTATTCTTCTGTTGTTGTAACTGACCCCGGGGGTGTCCCACCGAATTGGAGGCCCTTCACGGATGAGGAGAAAGGTGATGCCGATCCTTTGGTAGGTTCTGGTTATGGAAGTGCACAATTAGATCCCAAGCAGTCAGCTATGGTAGCCGTGAGCCAGGAGATACGTTTCTGTCACAAGTGCAAACAATTTAAACCTCCTCGCGCCCACCACTGCTCTGTTTGTGAGTCGTCTAGCTACATGAATTCTTCAGGTTGTAGCTTTTGTTATTATGCCATCTTTTAGTGAAAGATTCCTTGGTTTATTAATTGATTTCAGGTAGGAGGTGTATACTAAAAATGGACCATCACTGTGTTTGGGTTGTCAACTGCGTCGGGGCATTGAACTACAAgtatttccttctatttttggtatGTTATTTTAATGCATCTATTACAAGTCTTGTAACTGCACATTATCATTGATGAGGTACTTTGTTAGGCTGATTCGTTTCTTTTGGCATTGTTCTCTTGCCACAACATATTTTCTGCTGGCAGTCGGTATATCAAGTCTTACACATATTGAATAGATTCATATGCCAACCAGACTTACACTTATTGAATAGATTCTTATGCCAACCAGACATCACtgttttttcttaaatttgatgCAGTTTTACACATTTCTTGAAACCACACTTGTCAGTTTATTGTTGTTGCGAGTTTTTATGGAATTTTTTAACGAAGGCGAGATAGATGAAACACCAGGATCACTTGCTGCTACTTTTATCACATTTGGTAAGTTTCTAAAGGGTTTAAGTATCTTCCATCTCATTGGTTGTCAATATATTTTAACCGATTGTAATTCAAAAATTTCAGTTTTGAACATAGCATTTACGCTGAGTATTCTTGGCTTTCTGATTATGCACATAACACTGGTTGGAGCCAATACCTCCACTATTGAGGTAATAATCTATGTTTCCCTTTGTTGCCAAAGTAATCAGTCAAGGTCTCGTTTTCACATGTTTATTTTTCAGGCATATGAGAAGAAAACCTCTCCAAAATGGCGTTATGACCTTGGTTGGAAGAAGAATTTTGAACAGGTTAATTCCCTTTTCTTCCTTCCCGAACCACTCGCTTTCGACTTTTATACTTTTTCCTATTTTTGTATGTTTCATCCAATCTCTGAGCGTCTATTACATAAGATTTTAAGCATTGAATAAATATCAGAAAGAAAA from the Gossypium hirsutum isolate 1008001.06 chromosome D09, Gossypium_hirsutum_v2.1, whole genome shotgun sequence genome contains:
- the LOC107890662 gene encoding protein cornichon homolog 4, producing MGDLFIWILSFFILIALIVLLVYQLMCLADLEFDYINPYDSSSRINSVVLPEFVVQGILCLFYLLTGHWIMALISAPYLYYNVRLHAQRQHLVDVTEIFNLLHREKKRRLFKLAYLVVLLFFDIFWMIWSAIEDDDD
- the LOC107890659 gene encoding probable protein S-acyltransferase 14, which gives rise to MAWNVFKFCTALRALGSIMIVFVLAVIGLTYYAVVIAHYGPSLFLGSFETFFAIVVLIVFHSLLVMVMWCYSSVVVTDPGGVPPNWRPFTDEEKGDADPLVGSGYGSAQLDPKQSAMVAVSQEIRFCHKCKQFKPPRAHHCSVCRRCILKMDHHCVWVVNCVGALNYKYFLLFLFYTFLETTLVSLLLLRVFMEFFNEGEIDETPGSLAATFITFVLNIAFTLSILGFLIMHITLVGANTSTIEAYEKKTSPKWRYDLGWKKNFEQVFGLDKKYWFIPAYSEDDLRRLPALHGFEYPTRPDLEPLQQH
- the LOC107890661 gene encoding methylsterol monooxygenase 1-1, whose product is MLPFDTIEEAATLLGRNLTVAETMWFKYSAKKSDYYLYCHNILFLFLIFSVVPLPLVFVEMMRSLGFDKYKIQPKVSLSLPEMFKCYKDVMRMFVLVVGPLQLVSYPSIKIIGIRTGLPLPSLWEIVAQLTVYFMIEDYTNYWIHRFLHGKWGYEKIHRVHHEYTAPIGFAAPYAHWLEVLILGIPSFLGPAIVPGHMITFWLWIALRQIEAIETHSGYDFPWTPTRFIPFYGGADYHDYHHYVGGQSQSNFASVFTYCDYIYGTDKGYRYHKKVLRKLKEGSKVDGAQNGGSYYYPTQDLKSE